In Pleuronectes platessa chromosome 5, fPlePla1.1, whole genome shotgun sequence, a single genomic region encodes these proteins:
- the LOC128439996 gene encoding arfaptin-2 isoform X1, which yields MADSIMSKAATMEIPINSNGDTGTLAEDDSLEQDLQQVMVSGPNLNETSIVSGGYGGPAGGIIPTSSIKGPAIHYNPEYLDRRRAPAPGPDIRMKSRGVGLPTSQSAAGRLAQHTNQHPGSSSHNPSSSTEEVTRGVAVEKIDSVKKWGINTYKCTKQMFSERFGRGSRTVDLELEAQIDVLRDTKSKYEHVLSLATALINHFQSMVETQQALGDSFTDLSQKSPELQDEFGYNAETQKLLCKNGEALLGAITFFVASINTLVNKTMDDTLMTIRLYENARLEFDAYRSDLEELSLGPKDAAAMVRIEMAQHDYQIHRDKYERLRSDVTIKLKFLEENKVKVMHKQLLLFHNAISAYFAGNQQQLEQTLIQFNVKLKPPGSDKPSWLEEQ from the exons ATGGCAGACAGCATCATGAGCAAGGCAGCCACCATGGAGATCCCCATCAATAGCAATGGAGACACGGGGACCCTGGCAGAGGATGACAGCCTGGagcag GATTTGCAGCAGGTGATGGTGTCCGGACCCAACCTGAATGAAACCAGCATTGTCTCAGGAGGTTACGGAGGGCCAGCAGGGGGCATCATTCCAACCAGCTCCATCAAAG GGCCTGCTATTCACTACAACCCTGAGTATCTGGACAGAAGACGAGCCCCTGCACCAGGACCAG ACATTCGCATGAAATCCAGGGGTGTTGGCTTGCCTACGAGCCAATCTGCAGCCGGTCGACTTGCccaacacacaaaccagcaTCCAG GGTCATCAAGCCACAACCCGAGTAGTTCAACTGAAGAAGTCACCCGCGGTGTGGCAGTGGAGAAAATAGATAGTGTCAAGAAATGGGGCATAAACACATACAAG TGCACCAAACAGATGTTCTCCGAGCGGTTCGGCCGGGGCTCGAGAACAGTGGACCTGGAACTGGAGGCTCAGATCGACGTGTTGAGAGACACCAAGAGCAAGTATGAGCACGTCCTGAGTCTGGCCACTGCACTCATCAATCATTTCCAGAGCATGGTGGAAACTCAGCAGGCTTTAGGAGACAGCTTCACCGACCTCAGCCAGAAGTCACCAGAGCTGCAG GATGAATTTGGTTACAATGCAGAAACCCAGAAGCTGCTGTGTAAAAATGGCGAGGCTCTCCTGGGCGCCATTACCTTCTTCGTGGCCAGTATCAACACCCTGGTGAACAAAACAATGGACGATACTTTGATGACCATCAGGCTGTATGAAAATGCAAG ACTTGAGTTCGATGCCTACCGCTCAgatctggaggagctgagcttGGGCCCCAAGGATGCAGCGGCCATGGTTCGCATCGAGATGGCTCAGCACGATTACCAGATACACAGAGACAAATATGAAAGACTGCGCAGTGATGTCACCATCAAACTCAAATTCCTGGAGGAGAACAAG GTGAAGGTGATGCACaagcagctgctcctcttccaTAATGCTATCTCAGCTTACTTTGCTGGcaaccagcagcagctggaacagACTCTAATACAGTTCAATGTGAAGCTAAAGCCCCCGGGATCCGACAAGCCGTCCTGGCTGGAGGAGCAGTGA
- the LOC128439996 gene encoding arfaptin-2 isoform X2, which produces MADSIMSKAATMEIPINSNGDTGTLAEDDSLEQDLQQVMVSGPNLNETSIVSGGYGGPAGGIIPTSSIKDIRMKSRGVGLPTSQSAAGRLAQHTNQHPGSSSHNPSSSTEEVTRGVAVEKIDSVKKWGINTYKCTKQMFSERFGRGSRTVDLELEAQIDVLRDTKSKYEHVLSLATALINHFQSMVETQQALGDSFTDLSQKSPELQDEFGYNAETQKLLCKNGEALLGAITFFVASINTLVNKTMDDTLMTIRLYENARLEFDAYRSDLEELSLGPKDAAAMVRIEMAQHDYQIHRDKYERLRSDVTIKLKFLEENKVKVMHKQLLLFHNAISAYFAGNQQQLEQTLIQFNVKLKPPGSDKPSWLEEQ; this is translated from the exons ATGGCAGACAGCATCATGAGCAAGGCAGCCACCATGGAGATCCCCATCAATAGCAATGGAGACACGGGGACCCTGGCAGAGGATGACAGCCTGGagcag GATTTGCAGCAGGTGATGGTGTCCGGACCCAACCTGAATGAAACCAGCATTGTCTCAGGAGGTTACGGAGGGCCAGCAGGGGGCATCATTCCAACCAGCTCCATCAAAG ACATTCGCATGAAATCCAGGGGTGTTGGCTTGCCTACGAGCCAATCTGCAGCCGGTCGACTTGCccaacacacaaaccagcaTCCAG GGTCATCAAGCCACAACCCGAGTAGTTCAACTGAAGAAGTCACCCGCGGTGTGGCAGTGGAGAAAATAGATAGTGTCAAGAAATGGGGCATAAACACATACAAG TGCACCAAACAGATGTTCTCCGAGCGGTTCGGCCGGGGCTCGAGAACAGTGGACCTGGAACTGGAGGCTCAGATCGACGTGTTGAGAGACACCAAGAGCAAGTATGAGCACGTCCTGAGTCTGGCCACTGCACTCATCAATCATTTCCAGAGCATGGTGGAAACTCAGCAGGCTTTAGGAGACAGCTTCACCGACCTCAGCCAGAAGTCACCAGAGCTGCAG GATGAATTTGGTTACAATGCAGAAACCCAGAAGCTGCTGTGTAAAAATGGCGAGGCTCTCCTGGGCGCCATTACCTTCTTCGTGGCCAGTATCAACACCCTGGTGAACAAAACAATGGACGATACTTTGATGACCATCAGGCTGTATGAAAATGCAAG ACTTGAGTTCGATGCCTACCGCTCAgatctggaggagctgagcttGGGCCCCAAGGATGCAGCGGCCATGGTTCGCATCGAGATGGCTCAGCACGATTACCAGATACACAGAGACAAATATGAAAGACTGCGCAGTGATGTCACCATCAAACTCAAATTCCTGGAGGAGAACAAG GTGAAGGTGATGCACaagcagctgctcctcttccaTAATGCTATCTCAGCTTACTTTGCTGGcaaccagcagcagctggaacagACTCTAATACAGTTCAATGTGAAGCTAAAGCCCCCGGGATCCGACAAGCCGTCCTGGCTGGAGGAGCAGTGA
- the LOC128439996 gene encoding arfaptin-2 isoform X3 has protein sequence MADSIMSKAATMEIPINSNGDTGTLAEDDSLEQDLQQVMVSGPNLNETSIVSGGYGGPAGGIIPTSSIKGSSSHNPSSSTEEVTRGVAVEKIDSVKKWGINTYKCTKQMFSERFGRGSRTVDLELEAQIDVLRDTKSKYEHVLSLATALINHFQSMVETQQALGDSFTDLSQKSPELQDEFGYNAETQKLLCKNGEALLGAITFFVASINTLVNKTMDDTLMTIRLYENARLEFDAYRSDLEELSLGPKDAAAMVRIEMAQHDYQIHRDKYERLRSDVTIKLKFLEENKVKVMHKQLLLFHNAISAYFAGNQQQLEQTLIQFNVKLKPPGSDKPSWLEEQ, from the exons ATGGCAGACAGCATCATGAGCAAGGCAGCCACCATGGAGATCCCCATCAATAGCAATGGAGACACGGGGACCCTGGCAGAGGATGACAGCCTGGagcag GATTTGCAGCAGGTGATGGTGTCCGGACCCAACCTGAATGAAACCAGCATTGTCTCAGGAGGTTACGGAGGGCCAGCAGGGGGCATCATTCCAACCAGCTCCATCAAAG GGTCATCAAGCCACAACCCGAGTAGTTCAACTGAAGAAGTCACCCGCGGTGTGGCAGTGGAGAAAATAGATAGTGTCAAGAAATGGGGCATAAACACATACAAG TGCACCAAACAGATGTTCTCCGAGCGGTTCGGCCGGGGCTCGAGAACAGTGGACCTGGAACTGGAGGCTCAGATCGACGTGTTGAGAGACACCAAGAGCAAGTATGAGCACGTCCTGAGTCTGGCCACTGCACTCATCAATCATTTCCAGAGCATGGTGGAAACTCAGCAGGCTTTAGGAGACAGCTTCACCGACCTCAGCCAGAAGTCACCAGAGCTGCAG GATGAATTTGGTTACAATGCAGAAACCCAGAAGCTGCTGTGTAAAAATGGCGAGGCTCTCCTGGGCGCCATTACCTTCTTCGTGGCCAGTATCAACACCCTGGTGAACAAAACAATGGACGATACTTTGATGACCATCAGGCTGTATGAAAATGCAAG ACTTGAGTTCGATGCCTACCGCTCAgatctggaggagctgagcttGGGCCCCAAGGATGCAGCGGCCATGGTTCGCATCGAGATGGCTCAGCACGATTACCAGATACACAGAGACAAATATGAAAGACTGCGCAGTGATGTCACCATCAAACTCAAATTCCTGGAGGAGAACAAG GTGAAGGTGATGCACaagcagctgctcctcttccaTAATGCTATCTCAGCTTACTTTGCTGGcaaccagcagcagctggaacagACTCTAATACAGTTCAATGTGAAGCTAAAGCCCCCGGGATCCGACAAGCCGTCCTGGCTGGAGGAGCAGTGA